A region from the Mercenaria mercenaria strain notata chromosome 7, MADL_Memer_1, whole genome shotgun sequence genome encodes:
- the LOC123554969 gene encoding uncharacterized protein LOC123554969, whose product MLLDRSSTTAHHPDLEMQLNIKKEKIHCAMTMAITAVYLVMTHPSSMSRYFEETPITETLIEWSLKWSVMGQNIAVRSTFSFTVHVALPVLRDIINGHKR is encoded by the exons CTCATCATCCAGACCTGGAAATGCAActtaacattaaaaaagaaaagattcaCTGCGCTATGACAATGGCAATAACAGCAGTATACTTGGTTATGACACATCCTTCGTCGATGTCCAG ATATTTCGAAGAGACGCCAATAACCGAAACATTGATAGAGTGGTCTTTGAAGTGGTCGGTGATGGGTCAAAACATTGCGGTTCGAAGCACGTTTTCTTTTACAGTACATGTAGCGCTTCCAGTTCTCCGTGATATTATAAACGGACACAAACGGTAA